CTCTCTTTCTGCTCACCCGCGACGAAATCGCCTTTGCAGTTTTAGGCCCCTTGCTCCCACCGCTGGTAGCGATCGGAACTGCCTTGATCACTTCCAGGGTGATCCTTTCTCTTTTCGCAGGCGTATGGTGTGGAGTATTCCTGAAAACTTTCGCACTCCCAAATCCTGAAACACTTACCCTCAACATCGATAAATATCCTGGTTTTATCCAGTCAGCCTTCAGATCACTTTTTTCCATATGCGACACATACCTGATCAATGCACTCACGGATTCTGAACATGCCTGCATCCTGGTTTTCACAATCGCAATTGCCGGGATGGCCGGAGTAATCATCCGCACAGGCGGTCTTGGGATCACTGAAAAATTAAAAAACCTCGCCAATTCCAGATCTTCCTGCCAGCTTTATACCTGGATGCTTGGATTGGCTATATTTTTCGACGACTATGCCAGCTCTCTGCTTGTGGGATACATCATCAAACCCCTTTCGGACAAATTCAGGATCTCCAGGGAAAAGCTCTCCTTTCTCGTAGATTCCATGTCTTCCCCTGTTACTTCGATCTGCCTGGTGACTACCTGGCTCGGATATCAGGTTTCACTGATCACCGATTCTTTCCACGAAACAGGCATCGAGCTTGATCCATATACTTCTTTCATTTCTTCGACCCCGTTTGCATTCTACCCATTGCTGACCGTCTTCTTTGTCTTCCTGATCGCTGTGAGCGGGAGAGATTTCGGTCCGATGTACCTGGCTGAAAAAAGAGCCGTAAGTACAGGACAGCTCTATGAACGTACTTCCCGCCCTCTCTCTGCTGATCTGGAAGAAATGCCATCCGATCCCGGCATCCATTCGAACTGGCTTAACTTTGCGCTGCCGGTTCTGGTGCTGCTGCTCTCAACCGTATTCGGACTGTATCTGAACGGGTACGGTGCCCTTCCTTCAGGAGCCCATCTTTTGAAGCGCAGTTCACTGCAGTGGATCATCAGCAACGGCAGTCCGCTGATCGTTCTGATCTGGTCTTCAGTCCTTGCTTCGCTCAGTTCCATCCTGCTCGCCCTTTATCAGAATCAACTCCCTTATACAGAGATTGCGGACGCCTGGCTCAAGGGTGCCAAATCAATGGCTTCCACAGTTTTAATCCTGCTGCTGTCCTGGTCCCTCTGCGAAATCTGCGGGGAACTTCACACCAGCAGATATCTGGCCCAATATGGTGCAATTTATCTGCTGCCTGCCATTTTCCCGTTCTTCACCTTTGTTCTGGCCTGCCTGATCTCTTTTGCCACAGGCACTTCGTGGGGCACCATGGCGATCCTGTACCCGCTTGCGATCCCGCTTGCCCACAGAATTTCCCTGGGAGAACCTGTCTATCTTTCCGTGATCCACGGCACTATCGGCGCCGTGATCGCCGGATCAGTCTTCGGTGATCACGCTTCCCCGGTTTCAGATACTACGATCCTGTCCTCTGCATCCAGCGGATGCGACCTGATGGATCATGTCAGAACCCAGCTTCCTTATGCATTCGTGGTGGCAGCTGTCTCTGGAATCATCGGATTTCTGGGAACAGGCCTGGGAATTTCTCCCTGGATCCTTCTGATCACAGGCATGTTGACTCTCACAGGCATCATTTTTCATTTCGGCCTGAAAACATCGGATTAAGAAAATATGCAGATCCTCGCCAAAATCATTGCGGTCACTCCTGGAAGCCTTAAAGTTTCTATAATCCGGGAAAGCGAAGGCTGCGGGACTTGCGGAAAATGCGGGAGATTCCGGTTGCTGCCGCTTGACGAGAAAACCGAATTTCCGTTGCCTCAGCCTGATTTTGCCTGCAGCGAAAACGAGACCCTGATTCTTCAGATGCCTGAGGCTGTTTTCTATCTGGCGCTGTTCCTGGCTTTTATCGTTCCAATCCTGATCCTGATCGGCTCCACGGCATCCGCCTGCCTATTCCTGAGCGAAATCCTTTCAGTTGGCATCGGATTATTCTGCACTTCGCTCTACCTCGTCTTTTTTCTTAAACTGGCTGAAAAATTTTACAGGAATGCTTTCAAGATCATTGGTAAATTCAAGCCTGACTGCCCGGAGAAGGAAAATGAAAACCATCCTGGTTGATATTGGAAACACCTGCATCAAGGGCTGCGAAACCGACGGCAGGCATCTGCTGAGAAGTTTTTCCTGCCAAACCAAAGATGTCTCGAAATCCAGCTTTTTCACTGAGTTTGAGCCTGAGCTCTGCCTGGTCTGCTCTGTAGTGCCGGAAGCTCTGGAAAAGCTCAGGGAAATCGGCCCGAAAATCAGGATCCTCGCTGTAGGTCAGGAACTGAAGCCTGAAATCAAAAGCGCTTATGACCTGACCCAACTTGGCGCTGACCGTCTGCTTAACATCTGGACGGCGGGTAAAATATACACGCCTCCACTGCTGGTAGTTTCAGCCGGGACAGCCCTGACAGTTGATTATATCAATCCCGACGGCTTTCACGAGGGTGGGTTGATCTGTTCAGGAATCAGGAGCGGGCTGCGCAGTCTGTCCGAAAACACTGCAGCGCTGTTTGAAACCGGATTGCACAAACCAGATTCGCTCTGGGCTTTGAACACGGCAGACGCATTGAACAACGGTTTCTGCAATCAAGCTATTTTTTTCATTAAAAAAATTCCGGAACAGCTTCCAGGACGAACCAAAACAATCATCACAGGTGGTGATTCCTCTCTGATCGACATCCAGGAGTCAGTGATTTTCCCGGAACTGGCCCTGCAGGGGCTATTGATGCTGTTGATGGAGCTGTCACAAGAACACACGATTTCCGTTTGAAGTTGGTATGTTTGTATGTTGGTATGTTAGTATGTAGAAAATATTAGGAAATCCGGTGTCTCTTCCCCAACCTGCCAACATACTAACCTACTAACATAATAACATCTGATGAACCTGCCGTTTGCTGAAAATACGATTCCCCTGATCCTCGCGCCTATGGCCGGGTATACGGATTACCCGTTCCGCAGCATCTGCTATGAATTCGGAGCAGACTACTCTTTCACGGAAATGGTCTCTGCCAATGCCATGTTCCACAGAAACAGGGGCTGCCTGACGCTTTACCATACTGATCCCGGGGAAAAAAAACGCCTCTCAGTTCAGATTTTCGGCGGCAGTCTGCCTCAGCTTGAATCTACCGCTGAATTTCTGAATGATCTCGGTACATTCAGCGGAATCGACCTCAATCTGGGTTGCTCGGTTCCCAAAGTACTGAGATCCGAAGCAGGCTGCTTCCTGATGCAGTTCCCTGAGCGGCTGAAAAAAATTTTCACTTCCCTGAGGCCAAGAATCAAAGGCTTTTTTTCCTGCAAGCTGCGGCTAGGATATACCATTACGAGTAAAAATTACCTGGAAATCGCCAAACTGGCCCAGGACTGCGGCCTGAACTTTGTCACTCTGCACTCCCGCACCCGCTGCCAGGGTTTTGCCGGAGAAATAGACTATCAGGCTTTAGCAGAAATGGTGAAAAACCTTGAAATCCCGGTGATCGGAAATGGAAATGTCAGGGATGGAACATCTCTCGGCCGCATGCTGGAAACCGGTGTTTCAGGCGTGATGATCGGCAGAGCCGCAGTCGGAAATCCCTTTATCTTCAAGAAGCTGAAACTGTTTCAGAATGGATCTGAATTTTCCCCTGCCATCACGGATCTGCGTGCAGTATTCCAGAGGCACGGCAGGCTGATCCTGGATTTTTACGGCGAAAAGCAGGGCGTGAAAGTGATGAGAAAGACCATGATCGCCTATCTTAAAGGTATGCCTGGGATCAGAGAATTCAGGGGACGCCTGGCTTCAGTGGAGTCTGAATCCGATTTCAACAGTATCTGCGACGAGCTGGAAGGGGTAATCTGATCAGATTTGTCACTTTCATTTCTTCATTTTCCAGCGCGGCATGATCCCTGACAGTCCTTGATCAGACGCTCCATCGAATTCCCCTTTTCTTCTCATCAGCCCGGCGATGAGGCCGATCAGGGCACCGATCAGCGGGAAAAAAAGATACGCCCAGATGGATTTGATTCCTGAAAGGATCGAGAACAGCGGGCTCATGATGAAACCGCCGAAAAGGCCGCACAGCAAACCTGCGATGGAGCCGGTCGTCCAGCCCCCGATAATGGTCAGTGTGAGCATGCCGCCCCAGAAGAAGGAAAACAGCACCACCTGCTGGATGGGTATTTCTTTCACGAATGACAGGGCAAAGGAAAGTAGAGCCGAGAAGAGCGTTCCTCCGACCAGTCCGTAAAACAGTAATTTTGAGTCGCCTCTGTAAACAGGCATAAAGCCGGATTTTATCAGGATTGAAAGGTTATGTCAATCTGCCGGGACTTTGACGCTGAATCCGGGAAAACTTGCTGAATAGACAGGCAGAATTTTCCTTTGTACGGGTGAACAGCTGTTCATCCCTGCCTGCGTTTTTTTTCCCTGCCTTTTACGTCCTTCTCCCTTGCTTCTTCTTCTGCCAGCTTTCTTTTCCTCTCCCGATGAGCCAGATATTCCTCGTAATTGCCTGTATAGGAAGTTACTTCTCCGTCCTGGATGTAAACGATCTTGTTGGCAAGCTGGTCTATGAAATAGCGGTCATGGGAGACGAAGATGATTGTGCCTTCGAAATAACGCAAAGCATCCAGCAGCACGTCTTTCGAATAGATGTCCAGATGATTGGTGGGTTCGTCCAGAACCAGCAGATTGGATTTGCGTAAAAGCAATCTGGCCAGAGCGAGCCTCGAACGTTCACCGCCTGACAGCACTTCAACTTTTTTGTAGATATCATCGTCGTGGAATAAAAATGCTCCCAGAATGTCCCTCAGTAGCGGGATCTGCTCATTGGCTGCGTTGCAGCTCATTTCTTCGATCACAGTGCGCTGATGATTCAGCACTTCAGACGGTTCCTGGGCGTAATAGTCAAGCTGCACATTATGGCCTTGTACTGCTTCACCCATGTCCTGCGGCAGCCTGCCGGCAATAATCTTGATCAGGGTGGTTTTTCCCGACCCGTTTTTGCCTAGTACTGCCACGCGGTCTCCGCGTTCCACCTCGAATTCAGCTCCCATGAATACGACCTTTTCGCCGAACTGCTTGGCCAGATCCTGCACCTTGAGCACTTTGAGCCCTGAATTTTGAGCCTTTGGAAAACGGAAGCGGATTTTCTTTCTCTTGGGTGGGATTTTCACAACTTCCATCTTTTCCACCATCTTGATGCGGGACTGCACTGCAGATGCTTTGGAAGCCTTGGCTCTGAAACGGTCAATGAAGCGCTCGGCTTTTTCCTTGGCCTGCTCATATTCTTCGGCCTGCCTGTGCAGGGAATCAATGTATTCCTCCCTCGCCGTCTCGAACTGGGTGTAATTGCCTGTATAGACCTTCATCTCGCTGTTGTAGAGCTCTGCTACCCGCTTGACCAGTGCGTCCAGAAAATAGCGGTCGTGTGACACCAGCATCACTGCTCCGGGGTAGCCACGGATGAATTCCAGCAGCCAGTTGGACGACTCAATGTCCAGATGATTGGTGGGTTCATCCAGGAGCAGAAGATCAGGTTTTTCGATCAGGATTCTGGCCAGCATGATCCGCATCTGCCAGCCTCCCGAAAAATGCACACATTTCTTTTCCAGATCCTGTTCCGTGAATCCCAGCCCGAAGAGCACAATCCTCACTCTGGAGTCCAGTTCGTAATAACCCTCGTGCTTCATTTCTTCGGTCAGTTGAGAGTATTTGCTGGTGACTTTTTCATATTCAAGGGAATCATATTCCACTTCGCCCATCAGGAGTTCAAGTTCAGTCAGTTTAGCGGCTTTTTCGTAAAGCAGGCTGAAGGCTTTGCGCGCCTCGTCGAAGAGCGTGATTTCCGGATTGTAGCTGAACGGAAGGAACTGAGGCAGATATCCGGTACGGATATTGCCTGCCCGGTTGATGGTCCCTGCGTCATCATCTTCCAGCCCGCAGAGTATTTTCATCAACGTAGTCTTGCCTGACCCGTTTTCACCGACCAGGGCGATTCTGTCGCGCTGCCTGATGTGCAGGTCAAGGTTCTCGAACAGAAGTTTCGGGCCATAGCGCTTTTTCAGACCATTGATGTGCACCATGCGGGCAATATAGCATCATGAGGTCTGCGGGTCAAGAAGGGTGCAACATTCAAAAATCGAATTTAACAAACCTGAAATCTGATATAATTTTCAGATCAACTTCCGGAGGTGGATTGTGAAATGGGTAACCCGCGCGCATGTGCAGATAGATAGAGTGGCCTGTCCCTGGCTGATCAAGCGCTTCATCGACTCAGAGGCGGAATTCACATTTGTCGCCAAAGACCTTGTTTTAAAACAGGCTGCAAAAGATAACGCAATTCCATTCGACATACAGGATGTCGAACTCGGGCATCACGGTAAATCATGCAG
This Candidatus Wallbacteria bacterium DNA region includes the following protein-coding sequences:
- a CDS encoding tRNA-dihydrouridine synthase, whose amino-acid sequence is MNLPFAENTIPLILAPMAGYTDYPFRSICYEFGADYSFTEMVSANAMFHRNRGCLTLYHTDPGEKKRLSVQIFGGSLPQLESTAEFLNDLGTFSGIDLNLGCSVPKVLRSEAGCFLMQFPERLKKIFTSLRPRIKGFFSCKLRLGYTITSKNYLEIAKLAQDCGLNFVTLHSRTRCQGFAGEIDYQALAEMVKNLEIPVIGNGNVRDGTSLGRMLETGVSGVMIGRAAVGNPFIFKKLKLFQNGSEFSPAITDLRAVFQRHGRLILDFYGEKQGVKVMRKTMIAYLKGMPGIREFRGRLASVESESDFNSICDELEGVI
- a CDS encoding Na+/H+ antiporter NhaC family protein, which encodes MTRKFYLLLFSVVIVLALFLLTRDEIAFAVLGPLLPPLVAIGTALITSRVILSLFAGVWCGVFLKTFALPNPETLTLNIDKYPGFIQSAFRSLFSICDTYLINALTDSEHACILVFTIAIAGMAGVIIRTGGLGITEKLKNLANSRSSCQLYTWMLGLAIFFDDYASSLLVGYIIKPLSDKFRISREKLSFLVDSMSSPVTSICLVTTWLGYQVSLITDSFHETGIELDPYTSFISSTPFAFYPLLTVFFVFLIAVSGRDFGPMYLAEKRAVSTGQLYERTSRPLSADLEEMPSDPGIHSNWLNFALPVLVLLLSTVFGLYLNGYGALPSGAHLLKRSSLQWIISNGSPLIVLIWSSVLASLSSILLALYQNQLPYTEIADAWLKGAKSMASTVLILLLSWSLCEICGELHTSRYLAQYGAIYLLPAIFPFFTFVLACLISFATGTSWGTMAILYPLAIPLAHRISLGEPVYLSVIHGTIGAVIAGSVFGDHASPVSDTTILSSASSGCDLMDHVRTQLPYAFVVAAVSGIIGFLGTGLGISPWILLITGMLTLTGIIFHFGLKTSD
- a CDS encoding SoxR reducing system RseC family protein; protein product: MQILAKIIAVTPGSLKVSIIRESEGCGTCGKCGRFRLLPLDEKTEFPLPQPDFACSENETLILQMPEAVFYLALFLAFIVPILILIGSTASACLFLSEILSVGIGLFCTSLYLVFFLKLAEKFYRNAFKIIGKFKPDCPEKENENHPG
- a CDS encoding ABC-F family ATP-binding cassette domain-containing protein translates to MVHINGLKKRYGPKLLFENLDLHIRQRDRIALVGENGSGKTTLMKILCGLEDDDAGTINRAGNIRTGYLPQFLPFSYNPEITLFDEARKAFSLLYEKAAKLTELELLMGEVEYDSLEYEKVTSKYSQLTEEMKHEGYYELDSRVRIVLFGLGFTEQDLEKKCVHFSGGWQMRIMLARILIEKPDLLLLDEPTNHLDIESSNWLLEFIRGYPGAVMLVSHDRYFLDALVKRVAELYNSEMKVYTGNYTQFETAREEYIDSLHRQAEEYEQAKEKAERFIDRFRAKASKASAVQSRIKMVEKMEVVKIPPKRKKIRFRFPKAQNSGLKVLKVQDLAKQFGEKVVFMGAEFEVERGDRVAVLGKNGSGKTTLIKIIAGRLPQDMGEAVQGHNVQLDYYAQEPSEVLNHQRTVIEEMSCNAANEQIPLLRDILGAFLFHDDDIYKKVEVLSGGERSRLALARLLLRKSNLLVLDEPTNHLDIYSKDVLLDALRYFEGTIIFVSHDRYFIDQLANKIVYIQDGEVTSYTGNYEEYLAHRERKRKLAEEEAREKDVKGREKKRRQG
- a CDS encoding type III pantothenate kinase; translated protein: MKTILVDIGNTCIKGCETDGRHLLRSFSCQTKDVSKSSFFTEFEPELCLVCSVVPEALEKLREIGPKIRILAVGQELKPEIKSAYDLTQLGADRLLNIWTAGKIYTPPLLVVSAGTALTVDYINPDGFHEGGLICSGIRSGLRSLSENTAALFETGLHKPDSLWALNTADALNNGFCNQAIFFIKKIPEQLPGRTKTIITGGDSSLIDIQESVIFPELALQGLLMLLMELSQEHTISV